One window of Acidobacteriota bacterium genomic DNA carries:
- the rplP gene encoding 50S ribosomal protein L16: protein MLMPKKVKFRKQQRGRRAGKAWTGSTLAFGDYGLKSLSAGWVTSRQIEAARVTITRHMKRGGKLWIRIFPDKPVTKKPAETRMGKGKGPPEEWVAVVKPGRIMYEIEGVPLADATEALRLASHKFGVRTQFVKRPGAGEEHA, encoded by the coding sequence ATGCTGATGCCCAAGAAGGTCAAGTTCCGCAAGCAGCAGCGCGGGCGCAGGGCCGGGAAGGCGTGGACCGGGTCCACGCTCGCGTTCGGCGACTACGGGCTCAAGTCGCTCTCGGCCGGCTGGGTGACCAGCCGCCAGATCGAGGCGGCCCGCGTCACGATCACGCGCCACATGAAGCGCGGCGGCAAGCTCTGGATCCGGATCTTCCCCGACAAGCCGGTCACGAAGAAACCGGCCGAGACGCGCATGGGCAAGGGGAAAGGGCCGCCCGAGGAATGGGTGGCCGTCGTGAAGCCCGGCAGGATCATGTACGAGATCGAGGGGGTTCCGCTGGCGGACGCCACCGAGGCTCTGCGCCTGGCGTCGCACAAGTTCGGCGTCAGGACCCAGTTCGTGAAGCGGCCCGGTGCGGGCGAGGAGCACGCGTGA
- the rpsC gene encoding 30S ribosomal protein S3, whose translation MGQKVHPYGFRLGFNKPWRSRWYEKRKYAEWLHEDLRLRAELKKRLAHAGISSIEIERAANKLKINILTSRPGIIIGKRGSEVDKLRDEIQKKTGREVFINIQEILKPELEAQLVGESVAMQLEKRVAFRRAMRKAIEAAVRFGARGIKIRCSGRLAGTEIARSEWYLNGRLPLHTLRSDIDYGFAEAQTTYGKIGVKVWIYKGELDQLGRRRDQGGRLVPQEGLR comes from the coding sequence TTGGGACAGAAGGTTCACCCTTACGGGTTCCGGCTTGGGTTCAACAAGCCGTGGCGATCGCGCTGGTACGAGAAGCGGAAGTACGCCGAGTGGCTGCACGAGGACCTCAGGCTCCGCGCGGAGCTCAAGAAGAGGCTCGCGCACGCCGGCATCTCGAGCATCGAGATCGAGCGCGCGGCGAACAAGCTGAAGATCAACATCCTCACGTCCCGCCCCGGCATCATCATCGGCAAGCGCGGCTCCGAGGTGGACAAGCTCAGGGACGAGATCCAGAAGAAGACAGGGCGCGAGGTCTTCATCAATATCCAGGAGATCCTCAAGCCCGAGCTCGAGGCGCAGCTCGTGGGCGAGTCGGTGGCGATGCAGCTCGAGAAGCGCGTCGCGTTCCGGCGCGCCATGCGCAAGGCGATCGAGGCCGCGGTGAGGTTCGGCGCGCGGGGCATCAAGATCCGCTGCTCCGGCCGCCTCGCGGGGACTGAGATCGCCCGATCCGAGTGGTACCTGAACGGCCGGCTTCCGCTGCACACGCTCCGGAGCGACATCGACTACGGCTTCGCCGAGGCGCAGACGACGTACGGGAAGATCGGCGTGAAGGTGTGGATTTACAAGGGAGAGTTGGACCAGCTCGGCCGCCGTCGCGACCAGGGCGGACGGCTCGTGCCGCAGGAAGGCCTGAGGTAA
- the rplV gene encoding 50S ribosomal protein L22, whose amino-acid sequence MIARARMRYLRSSAQKTRLVIDQIRGLGVNRAVALLRESPKAVSRDVVKVLRSAVANAEKGDQRVDADTLYVSRAVVDGGPSFKRIRPATFGRAFRVLRRTCHITLELDAREEARPRESRARRRAESAKAAGDRSAKAAGDKVAKGSGEKAQGGAKAEAGARTGSAKPATAKPGTTKSESTKTTKVKK is encoded by the coding sequence ATGATCGCCAGGGCAAGGATGCGGTACCTGAGATCGTCGGCGCAGAAAACGCGCCTCGTCATCGACCAGATCCGGGGTCTGGGCGTGAACCGCGCCGTGGCGCTTCTGCGCGAGAGCCCGAAGGCGGTCTCGCGGGACGTCGTCAAGGTCCTGCGCTCCGCGGTGGCGAACGCCGAGAAGGGCGACCAGCGAGTCGACGCCGACACGCTCTACGTGAGCCGCGCGGTGGTGGACGGCGGGCCGTCGTTCAAGCGGATCCGGCCGGCCACGTTCGGCCGCGCCTTCCGCGTGCTGCGCCGGACGTGCCACATCACGCTGGAGCTCGACGCCCGCGAGGAGGCGAGGCCGCGCGAGTCGCGCGCCAGGCGCCGCGCCGAGTCGGCCAAAGCCGCCGGTGACAGGTCCGCGAAAGCCGCCGGCGACAAGGTCGCGAAGGGATCGGGGGAGAAGGCTCAGGGCGGCGCGAAGGCCGAGGCGGGCGCGAGGACGGGAAGCGCTAAGCCGGCGACCGCGAAGCCCGGAACGACGAAATCCGAATCGACGAAGACCACGAAGGTGAAGAAGTAA
- the rpsS gene encoding 30S ribosomal protein S19 gives MSRSISKGPFVDGHLKKRIDEMNRKFEKKVVKTWSRRSTVVPDFVGHTIAVHNGRKFIPVYVTESMVGHKLGEFSFTRTFKGHTAKGEKTAAVGTPETPS, from the coding sequence ATGAGCCGATCCATAAGCAAGGGCCCCTTCGTCGACGGGCACCTCAAGAAGCGCATCGACGAGATGAACCGCAAGTTCGAGAAGAAGGTCGTCAAGACGTGGTCGCGGCGATCCACGGTGGTCCCCGACTTCGTCGGCCACACGATCGCGGTGCACAACGGGAGGAAGTTCATCCCCGTCTACGTGACCGAGAGCATGGTCGGGCACAAGCTCGGCGAGTTCAGCTTCACCAGGACGTTCAAGGGTCACACGGCGAAGGGTGAAAAGACCGCCGCCGTGGGAACCCCCGAGACCCCGTCTTAG
- the rplB gene encoding 50S ribosomal protein L2 — translation MPIRTLSPTSPGVRFQTRLTNDEITVHTPLKSLLEPKKSTGGRNNRGWMTIRHRGGGHKRQYRIIDFRRDKLGIPATVSTIEYDPNRSARIALLVYADGEKRYIIAPAGLQVGQKIVSGAAADIQVGNALPLRNIPPGIPIHNIELKIGKGGQMVRSAGGSAEILAKEGKYAQVRLPSTEVRFVHLDCMATIGQVGNLDHENVSIGKAGRKRWMGRRPINRGVSMNPIDHPHGGGEGKTSGGRHPVTPWGKPTKGYKTRNNPRTDAQIVRRRQR, via the coding sequence ATGCCCATCCGAACGCTCTCCCCGACATCGCCGGGCGTGCGCTTCCAGACGCGGCTCACCAACGACGAGATCACCGTCCACACGCCGCTCAAGAGCCTGCTCGAGCCAAAGAAGAGCACGGGCGGCCGGAACAACCGCGGCTGGATGACGATCCGCCACCGCGGGGGCGGCCACAAGCGCCAGTACCGCATCATCGATTTCCGGCGCGACAAGCTCGGGATCCCCGCCACGGTGTCGACGATCGAGTACGACCCGAACCGCTCCGCGCGCATCGCGCTCCTCGTGTACGCCGACGGGGAGAAGCGCTACATCATCGCGCCGGCGGGGCTCCAGGTGGGACAGAAGATCGTCTCGGGGGCTGCGGCCGACATCCAGGTCGGCAACGCGCTCCCGCTGCGGAACATCCCGCCGGGAATCCCGATCCACAACATCGAGCTGAAGATCGGAAAGGGCGGGCAGATGGTCCGCTCGGCCGGCGGCTCCGCCGAGATCCTCGCGAAGGAAGGGAAGTACGCGCAGGTGAGGCTCCCCTCGACCGAGGTCCGGTTCGTCCACCTCGACTGCATGGCGACGATCGGGCAGGTCGGCAACCTCGATCACGAGAACGTCTCCATCGGCAAGGCGGGGCGCAAGCGGTGGATGGGACGGCGCCCGATCAACCGCGGCGTCTCGATGAACCCCATCGACCACCCGCACGGCGGCGGCGAGGGAAAGACCAGCGGCGGCCGTCACCCCGTCACGCCGTGGGGCAAGCCCACGAAGGGGTACAAGACGCGCAACAACCCCAGAACCGACGCGCAAATCGTCAGGAGGCGGCAGCGGTAG
- a CDS encoding 50S ribosomal protein L23, translated as MSLRPLHQTILGPVVTEKTTELKDRTRTLCFRVHPDANKIDVKRAVEMLFKVKVSGVRTIHVAGKMKRRGKTQGYQSSWKKAYVTLKDGEKMIEYFEGT; from the coding sequence ATGAGCCTGCGCCCGCTCCACCAGACGATTCTCGGCCCCGTGGTCACCGAGAAGACGACCGAGCTCAAGGACAGGACCCGGACGCTGTGCTTCCGCGTCCACCCCGACGCAAACAAGATCGACGTGAAGCGCGCCGTCGAGATGCTCTTCAAGGTCAAGGTCAGCGGGGTCCGGACGATCCACGTCGCCGGCAAGATGAAGCGGCGGGGAAAGACCCAGGGGTACCAGTCCAGCTGGAAGAAGGCCTACGTGACGCTGAAGGACGGCGAAAAAATGATCGAATACTTCGAGGGGACGTAG
- the rplD gene encoding 50S ribosomal protein L4 has product MESTVKVYDLAKHEVGEESLPEDVFGAATNRALVHEAVKHYLAEARSGTHDTKTRGEVQGAGRKLWKQKKTGQARIGSIRSPLWRHGGTVHGPTPRSYGFAFPKKKRQGALRAAVSEKLREGRILVVRDLELSSHKTAELVKSLEALGVVKGALILDEPIGRNLMLAARNLPRCKVLRSASLNIVDLLKYEYLVMSTSAAKVLAEVLAA; this is encoded by the coding sequence ATGGAATCCACCGTGAAGGTCTACGATCTGGCGAAGCACGAGGTCGGCGAGGAATCGCTGCCCGAGGACGTCTTCGGCGCGGCGACCAACCGCGCCCTCGTCCACGAGGCCGTGAAGCACTATCTCGCCGAGGCGCGCTCGGGAACGCACGACACGAAGACGCGCGGCGAGGTCCAGGGCGCGGGACGCAAGCTCTGGAAGCAGAAGAAGACGGGGCAGGCCCGCATCGGCTCCATCCGCTCACCGCTGTGGCGGCACGGCGGCACGGTGCACGGCCCGACGCCCCGCTCCTACGGCTTCGCCTTCCCGAAGAAGAAGAGGCAGGGCGCGCTCCGCGCGGCCGTCTCCGAGAAGCTTCGCGAGGGGAGAATTCTCGTGGTGAGGGACCTCGAGCTTTCGTCCCACAAGACCGCCGAGCTCGTCAAGTCCCTCGAGGCGCTCGGCGTGGTCAAGGGGGCGCTGATCCTCGACGAGCCGATCGGCCGCAACCTGATGCTCGCGGCCCGGAACCTGCCGCGGTGCAAGGTGCTGCGCTCCGCGTCGCTCAACATCGTCGATCTCCTCAAGTACGAGTACCTCGTCATGTCCACGTCGGCGGCGAAGGTGCTCGCGGAGGTGCTCGCGGCATGA
- the rplC gene encoding 50S ribosomal protein L3, whose translation MVEGLIGRKVGMTQLYEPDGTAVPVTVLRAGPCVVVAKRTKERDGYEAVRLGYVEKVNTRRVNKPQRGYLEKHSLPLLRTQKEFSRLDEAEVNVGDRVLVTMFAPADTVDVVGTSKGKGFQGVMKRHHFSGGAASHGSMFHRAPGSIGASSFPSRVFKGQRMAGRMGGDTVTVKNLQVVRVDEENNLLVVRGAVPGARGAILYIKKAKSSRGVVSKKSKKS comes from the coding sequence GTGGTCGAAGGATTGATCGGGCGCAAGGTGGGAATGACCCAGCTCTACGAGCCGGACGGGACCGCTGTGCCCGTCACCGTGCTCCGGGCCGGCCCCTGCGTCGTCGTCGCGAAGCGCACGAAAGAGCGCGACGGCTACGAGGCCGTGCGCCTCGGCTACGTCGAGAAGGTGAACACGCGCCGGGTCAACAAGCCGCAGCGCGGTTACCTCGAGAAGCACTCGCTTCCCCTCCTTCGCACGCAGAAGGAGTTCTCGCGCCTCGACGAGGCCGAGGTCAACGTCGGCGACCGCGTGCTCGTGACCATGTTCGCTCCGGCCGACACCGTCGACGTCGTGGGCACCTCCAAGGGGAAGGGGTTCCAGGGCGTCATGAAGCGGCACCATTTCAGCGGGGGCGCCGCGTCGCACGGCTCCATGTTCCACCGCGCCCCCGGCTCGATCGGCGCCTCGTCGTTCCCGTCCCGCGTCTTCAAGGGACAGAGGATGGCCGGCCGAATGGGCGGGGACACGGTCACCGTCAAGAACCTCCAGGTCGTGCGCGTGGACGAGGAGAACAACCTGCTCGTCGTGCGCGGCGCGGTCCCGGGAGCCCGCGGGGCGATCCTGTACATCAAGAAGGCGAAGTCGTCGCGCGGAGTGGTCAGTAAGAAGTCCAAGAAGTCCTAG